CATCCATTTAACAACTGCCTTGCGGTCTCTCATTTTACCAGCATGTACAGCCAGTACCATTGTTACGGAACTCATGATCAGGATGAAGGTCATCAAGCTCACGAATAACAGCGGCAAATTAGTGTGTCCCATACCAGGGAATGCGTGGAATACTTCATTAGGATCAGGCCAGGATGGGCTCATGAAGCGGATAGTACCATATGCTATCAGCAATGCACCAAAAGTAAAGGCATCTGACATCAGGAAGTACCACATCATCAACTTTCCGTAGCTCACATTAAAAGGAGAATGTCCCCCGGACCACCATTTTTTCTTCGCTGTAACTGCTGTATCCATTGTTTGTTTTGTAAATTAATTTTAAGAAAGTTTATCTGGCAATACTCAGAAATATTAACAGGTAAATCCACAACCCGTCCACAAAATGCCAATAAGTGGCGGCAACTTCTATAGGAACTGCACTATATGTACGGACCCTGGTACGGAAGGCTCTGCCAAACATGATCAGCAGCGCTGCAACACCACCCATTACGTGCAGGAGGTGCACACCCACGATCACATAAATGAATGAAACAGAAGCGGGACCATTCAGTCTGAGGCCACTCTCATTCATCTGTTTGAAACCTATCCACTGGCACACGGCAAAAGCTACACCCAATACAGCGGTCAGCGTGATCAGCTGTTTGTAACGCTGCATATTCCTGTTACGGAATTGCTTCACTGCCATCTGGATCGTCACACTGCTGGCAAGAATCACCAACGTAGATATCCAGAAGATAACCGGCAGATCGAAAGTGAACCAGTTTGCCTGCGCACGCTTTACAACATATGCACTCGTAAATCCGATGAACATCATGGTAATACTACCCATGGCTATCCAGAGAGAATACTTATGCGGATGTATTTTTTTTCGTTGTAAACTCATCGCGTCCATCACTCCTTGATTTCGAAATTAAAAGTGTTCAACTTTATCAAACAGTAATGCAAACTGCATTATCATAAGATAAATATAGGAACCGAACATAAGTTTACGCGCTGCAGGTACATCCGCTTTTCTATACAGGTTCACTGCCCTGTACACAAAAAACAATGTCACGAGCAACACGATGATCGCAGATATCGGCCCACTGATCTTCAGATAATAAGGCATTATGCCTGCTGGGATCAGTAACAGTGTGTAAAGCACTGCCTGTAATGCAATCAGCTTATTAGGTTCACCACTGGCAGGTAATAATTTGAATCCAGCTCTGGAGTAGTCCTTGTGTCCGATCCAGGCGATAGCCCAGAAGTGAGGGAACTGCCACAGGAACTGAATAGCAAATAACGCCCATCCGCCATCGCCAATCGCATTTGCACCACCAGCCCATCCGATGAGCAGTGGTAATGCCCCTGGTACTGCACCAACCAATACGGCCAGCGAGTTCCATTTTTTCCATGGTGTATAGACGAATCCATATAACACCAGGGAAAGCAGACTTAAACCTGCACAAAGCAGATTAAAGCCCCAGGCCAGGATAGCCACGCCGGATACTCCTGTAACAACAGCCAGAATAATAGCTTCTGTTTCAGACATCCGGCCGGCTGGCAAAGGACGTACAGCCGTACGTGCCATTAGTTTATCCGTTTCCTTTTCCAGTAACTGATTGATAGTATTGGCTGAGCCAGATACCAGCAACCCACCGGCAAATAAAATAAGAACTTTTACCAGATCAAACCCAACGTTCGGCACCAGCAGATAACCCACCACGCTTGAAAACACTACCATGATGGTAAGATTAAACTTCATCAACTGAGAATAATCCCTCACCTTACTGGCTACTGCATACGATGTCGACAACTTTATCGAGTTTTCTCTTATCATTTTCTTCTGTCCATACTGACGGATGTTACTCCGTAGTTTGCCCAAAAATTCAATCCATTAATGACCCTCTTTCTCTTCGTCTGGTGACAATGGTACAGTCTGCGGAACGAAATCTTTACCGTTCTTGCTGTAGTCATATGGCCAGCGATACACCTCAGGGATCTCACCAGGCCAGTTACCGTGACCAGGATTGATCGGTGTAGTCCACTCCAGGGTAGTAGAAGACCATGGGTTAGTGGTGGTTACTTTTCTACCTTTAAAGATGCTGTAGAAGAAGTTGAACACAAACATCAGCTGAGCAGCAAAAACGATGATCACTACGATACTGATGAACTGGTTCAGATCACTGAACTGTTTGAAAGATTCCCAGCTTGCATAGTCATAGTATCTTCTTGGCATACCAGCGATACCTTCATAGTGCATTGGCCAGAAGATCAGGTAAGCACCGATCAGGGTAGTCCAGAAGTGAATGTAAGCCAGTGTGTTGTTCAGATAACGACCAAACATCTTAGGGAACCAGTGGTATACACCGGCGAACGTACCAAAGAATGCAGACACACCCATTACAATGTGGAAGTGTGCAATTACAAAGTAGGTATCGTGCAGGTGAATATCGATAGAAGAGTTACCCAGCCAGATACCTGTCAGACCACCAGAGATGAATGTGCTCACGAAACCGATAGAGAACAGCATACCAGGCGTAAAGCGCAGGTTACCTCTCCAGATAGTGGTGAGCCAGTTGAACACCTTGATAGCCGATGGAACCGCGATCAGCAATGTTAACAGTACGAAGAATGCACCCAGGAACGGATTCAGACCAGTAACGAACATGTGGTGCGCCCATACAAGGAACGCCAGGATAACGATCGCAAACATAGAACCCACCATCGCGAGGTAACCGAAGATCGGCTTGCGGGAGTTAACCGCCAGGATTTCAGATACCATACCCATCGCAGGGAGGATGATGATATATACCTCAGGGTGACCGAGGAACCAGAACAAGTGTTGGTACAGGATAGCACTACCACCTTCGTTAGACAGTGCTTTACCAGCAACGAACAGATCGCTCAGGTAGAAGCTGGTACCTCCGTGACGATCAAACAGCAGGAGGATAAAACCAGACAATAATACAGGGAAGGAAAGTACACCCAGTACGGCAGTGAAGAAGAAGCTCCAGATAGTCAGTGGCATCTTGGTCATTGTCATACCTTTAGTACGCATGTTCAGGATGGTGGAGATATAGTTAAGACCACCCAGCAGCTGCGAAACAACGAACAGTGCCATACTGATCAACCATAAGTCCATACCTATTTTAGAACCGATTGAGGCATCACCCAGTGCACTCAGCGGAGGATAAGCAGTCCATCCACCAGATGCAGGACCAGTCTGAACGAAGAGAGAGGACATCATGACGATACTCGCCAGGAAGAATGCCCAGTAACTCATACAGTTCATCAGGGGAGAAGCCATGTCGCGGGCACCTACCTGCAAAGGAATGAGCAGGTTAGAGAAGGTACCGCTCAAGCCGGCTGTTAATACGAAGAATACCAGGATAGTACCGTGCATTGTTACCAGTGCGTAGTACGCTTCCGGAGTGATACGGCCACCTTTTGCCCAGTGACCCAGGATGCTTTCCAGCCAGGGGAAAGTAGCATCAGGGAAACCCAGCTGCAAACGGAACAGTACAGAGAATAAAGCACCTATGATAGCCCAGATAATACCGGTGATCAGAAACTGCTTGGCAATAGTTTTGTGGTCCAGGCTGAAAACATACTTCGATATGAAGCCGCCTTCGTGATGCTCATGGTGGTCATCATGCCCGTGGTCGTGCGCATGTGCTGCGCCATGAATCGCCTCCTGACTGTGCAATGTTGCTTCGTTACTCATAATCGGTTCTATTTATATAAAACTGTCATCGGGGAGTACCGCTACCAGTTTATCTTATAATTTTTAAAATTCCTGCGTCAATTATTTAAATCTCTTCTGCTAAGGCAAAATTACTACTTGCCCGCGTTTACTGCCACAGTTTTCTCAGCAGAAGCGCTGTCAGCAGCAGGTGCTTCAGGAGCAGCCGGAGCCGGGTGAGCTACACCATACTGAGCAACCTGTTTAGCTGTCCATGCATCAAACTCTTCCTGTGTTTCTACCACGATATTTGCTTTCATGGAGTAGTGACCGGAACCACACATCTGATCACAGGAAATTTCATATACGAAATCAGGATTGCCTGTTTTTACCTTCATTTCAGCTGTAGTATACTTAGGTGTAAACCACAGTGTAGTAGGAATACCAGGAACCGCATCCATTTTCAGGCGGAAGTGAGACAGACCAACGTCGTGAATAACGTCGCGGGAACCGATGATCAGTTTTACAGGTTTACCAACTACCATGTGCATTTCTGTTGCCATGAAGTCGTCCTTATTCAGCTGATCGTCCCAATCCTGACCTACAGGATTGTTTGCATCATTGATGTTCTTGAAGAATTTACGGCCCAGCTGACCATCTTTACCAGGGTAGCGGATCAGCCAGTTAAACTGTTTACCGGTGATCTCAATTACTGCTGCCTCTTTCGGTGCATCAGAAGTGATACGGAACCAGTGTCTTAAACCGATAGCCACCAGGATAGTGAGCGCTATGGCAGGAATAACTGTCCATATCAACTCCAGTTTGTTGTTATGAGGGAAATAAAAGGCTTTCTGACCTTCTTTTTCCTGATACTTGAATGAAAACCAGAACAGTAAGATCTGAGTGATCACAAATACGACACCAGTTATTGCCAGGGTCCATACGATCATGTTATCGATACCTTCACCCTGTTCAGAAGCAGACAAAAATAAGAACTTGGCGCTCAGAACATCGTGACAGTAGTACACACCTATCAGGCCCAGTACCAGGAAGACGATCAACAGGGTACCGTTCACACGGTTGGATTGCTGACGCGCTTTCTTTTCTCCCTTCAATATGGACACATACTCGCTGGCCTTCGCAATCTGGAAGATGACTACGAATATGAGCACAACAACTAAGACTGCTAAAAATCCTGACATTGCTATTTGAAATAATTAAGTTATCTAATGCTTTACGTTATTACCTATCACTTCCGGTGCAACACCGGAATCTCCGTTACTTGCTCTATGATCAGGTATGGTGTATTATACTTTCTTTCAGATAAGGATGATTCTTTGGTACCAGTGGCGCTTTTGCCAGCTGATTAATTACCACGAAGATAATTATACCAACAAAACCAAGACCCAGACCTGCTTCATACCAAGGGAATACCAGGTGCTTGTAAGTACCAGGACCTACCATCTGCCAGAAATCTAACCAGTGACCGACCAGGATTACAACAGAGATAAACACCATAGATGAATAGTTACGTTTGGTATCACGTTTCATCAGGTATAACAACGGCGTAATGAAGTTGATCAGCAGGTTCAGGAAGAATACTGGTCTCCATTCACCCCAAACACGTGGTTTGAAGTAAACGATCTCCTCAGGCATGTTTGCGTACCAGATCAGCATGTACTGGGAGAACCAGAGGTATGTCCAGAAAATACTGAAAGCGAAAGCAAACTTACCCAGGTCATGCAGGTGTTCTTCATTTACCATTGGCAGGTAACCATTACGTTTCAGGTGAACCAGGAACAGAATGATCAGCGCGATACCAGAAACCCAGCTGCTAGCGAATGTGTACCAGCTATACATGGTAGAATACCAGTGTGCATCGATACTCATTAACCAGATCCATGGGGTAGTAGAACCCACGGTCAGGGCGTATACTACGATGAAACCACCGCACCATACTGTATTTCTCCAGATGATACGACGACCGGTAGCTGCGGACAGGTCCCATCCATCTTCTTGGATAGACATGTTACGCAATTTCATTACAAAGAAGATCCACGCGCCAATAGTTACAGCTGTAAACGCGGTGAACATTCCTTTATTTAAGAAAGCTGATTTCCAGCTCAATATTTCGTCATGTTTAACATGCTCTGCATTTACCCAGTGGTAGATGTGCTCCTGACCGGTAAATACGATCAGCATAACCACCACAAACAGGATGAGGCCCAGGTAAGGTACTACCATGGAAATAGCCTCAGGTACACGACGGAAACCAATCTGCCATCCACCGTGCGCCAGCGTAGTCGCTCCGATAAAGAACGCACTGGCTAATGTCACCAACAAAAAGAACGAACTGTTCTGGAGGAGGCCAGCCCAGAGACGTGTAGAGCCATGCTCACCATGAAATGCAAAAATTCCGATCAATAAAGTCAGCAAGCCAATCCCCATTAACACGAAGCTGGTCTTTTTTAATCTTGCCGGTACTACAAATTGGTCCTTCATTACTGTATATTAAAATACTTGATTGAATGCTAGTTTACTTACTTAGTTGCTGCCGAGTCTTTAGCCGCTGGCGCTTCTGCACTTGCAGCAGGCGCCTGGGTTGATTCACCAGCTACAGCGGATGCGTTTGCACCACCATTCTGTACGCTGCGGATATAAGAAGCCACTTTCCAGCGCTGTTCTCTATCCAGCTGGCTAGCGTAACTACCCATCGCATTGTAACCAAAGGTCATCACGTGGAACAGACGTCCTTCTGTGTAGTTAGCCTTCGCACCACTCGCCAGGTTTGCCGGCGCAGCTACGTAAGGACCATTACCGCCATTGTACAGCGGACCATTACCGTCCAGCTTGGAACCGTGGCAGATAGCACAGTAGATATTGAATAAACGTTTTCCTTCCTCCAGATCCGCTTTTGTGATAGCAAGCGGATTCTTAACTGCATTCGCCAAAGCGGTATCTGCCGCTTTCAGATGGTAAGGCAGTAATTCTCCTCTCTTAACGGTTCCATCCACTGGTTTCAGTGTAGAAAGACGCTCACTGTAGAACTCATATGCACGGGATTCGCCCATGTCCGGCATATAATGCTTACCGGGTTTCCTGTTGTCTTTTCCGCATGCCGATAACATAGCTCCACTAACCACAGCAGCCGCGATCAATATGTTGGAAGTCCTTTTCATCTGTTTATTATAATTCAAGCTTATGTTCTGTGTGCTCCTCCCGGGGAATAATTCCACCGGAAAGTTTAAAATTCTGATTATGCGTTTACAGCCTCTACCCGTTGAGTGTCAAACAGGCGGTCATCGCGGTCATAACGACCAAACCACCAGCCTGCCTCTACACGCTGTTCGTTCACCTGCTCACCACCTATACTTGTCAGGAAACTTTTCAGTTCCGCAGCATTGGTCTTCGCAGTTACTTCTATCACCATTACAAATTTGTCATCTGTCTGGCGGGGATTGAAGATATGTTTCTTTACGAAAGGAGCCAGCTGACACAGGTAGCAGAATGTGAGCACCATACCTACTGCTGCGAATAATACCGTCAACTCGAAAGTGATCGGAATGAACGCTGGCAGCGGGAAGTGTGGCTTACCACCTATATTCATAGGCCAGTCAGAGTTAAATACCCAGCTCATGCAGGATAATGCCGTAGTTGTACCGGTGATACCATATACAAAGCCGGCAGTGTGCAGGCTGGTTTCGCGCAGACCCATTGCATGATCAAGACCATGCACCGGAAAAGGTGTGTACACATCGTGGAGTTTGTAACCTGCAGTTCTTACTTTTTTCACTGCCGGAAACAGTACCGCCTCATCACTGAAACTTGCTACAACAAAATTTTTAACCGCCATATGTTTAAAAAATTCTTAGTCTAAAAAACGAAATCCGATTCTTTACATGCCCGGTATTACCCGGTTCCTAGATTAGTTATGGTGAGCGTGAGCTACAGCACCATGCGCATCGTGATGATGATCGTCATCGTGGTGTAAACCTGCTTCAAACTGCTCAGCAGACTGCTGCTCGTATTGCTCCATACCCTTCTTGTAGCTTTCGCCGGAAGTCTTCAGTACGCTCTTGATCTCAGCTACCGCGATAACCGGGAAGTATTTAGAGAACAGGAAGAAACAGGTAAAGAACAGACCGAAAGTACCCATGTAGAAACCAACTTCTGGCCAGGATGGACGATAGTAGCTCCAGCTGGATGGAAGGTAGTCACGATACAGGGAAGTACAGATGATCACGAAACGCTCGAACCACATACCGATGTTTACGATGATAGACATCACAAAGGTTACGGCTACGTTCCTTCTCATTTTGCTGAACCAGAAAACCTGCGGAGTGATCACGTTACAGGTCATCATGATCCAGTAAGACCAGCCCAGAGGACCTGCTGCACGATATTTATAGAATGTATCGAATTCGTAAGGAACAGCTGCGTACCATGCCATGAATAACTCAGTCAGGTAAGCACAACCTACTACGGAACCCGTCAGCACGATCACCTTGTTCATTGCCTCCATGTGGCCGATGGTGATGTAGTCTTCGAGGTGTAATATTTTACGTACAATGATCAGCAGGGTGTTTACCATCGCGAATCCGGAGAAGATCGCACCCGCCACGAAGTATGGAGGGAAGATGGTAGTATGCCAACCAGGAATTACGGAAGTTGCAAAGTCAAAAGATACGATGGTGTGTACGGAGAGTACCAGTGGTGTTGAGAGACCTGCCAGTACCAGCGACAGTGCTTCATGACGCTGCCAGTGTTTTGTAGAACCTGTCCAGCCAAATGCAGCGATACCATATAATAACTTACGCAGTTTGGTTTTAGCCCTGTCGCGTACTGTCGCGAAGTCAGGGATCAGACCGGAATACCAGAACAGGAGAGATACTGTGAAGTAAGTAGAGATCGCGAACACGTCCCATAAGAGGGGAGAGTTAAAGTTCACCCACAGCGGACCACGTGTATTCGGATAAGGCAATACGAAGAAGGCCATCCATACACGACCCATGTGGAAGATCGGGAACTGACCCGCACACATTACCGCAAAGATCGTCATCGCTTCTGCCGCACGGTTTACACCTGTACGCCATCCCTGA
The DNA window shown above is from Chitinophaga agri and carries:
- a CDS encoding cytochrome c oxidase subunit I; amino-acid sequence: MSNEATLHSQEAIHGAAHAHDHGHDDHHEHHEGGFISKYVFSLDHKTIAKQFLITGIIWAIIGALFSVLFRLQLGFPDATFPWLESILGHWAKGGRITPEAYYALVTMHGTILVFFVLTAGLSGTFSNLLIPLQVGARDMASPLMNCMSYWAFFLASIVMMSSLFVQTGPASGGWTAYPPLSALGDASIGSKIGMDLWLISMALFVVSQLLGGLNYISTILNMRTKGMTMTKMPLTIWSFFFTAVLGVLSFPVLLSGFILLLFDRHGGTSFYLSDLFVAGKALSNEGGSAILYQHLFWFLGHPEVYIIILPAMGMVSEILAVNSRKPIFGYLAMVGSMFAIVILAFLVWAHHMFVTGLNPFLGAFFVLLTLLIAVPSAIKVFNWLTTIWRGNLRFTPGMLFSIGFVSTFISGGLTGIWLGNSSIDIHLHDTYFVIAHFHIVMGVSAFFGTFAGVYHWFPKMFGRYLNNTLAYIHFWTTLIGAYLIFWPMHYEGIAGMPRRYYDYASWESFKQFSDLNQFISIVVIIVFAAQLMFVFNFFYSIFKGRKVTTTNPWSSTTLEWTTPINPGHGNWPGEIPEVYRWPYDYSKNGKDFVPQTVPLSPDEEKEGH
- a CDS encoding cytochrome c oxidase subunit 3; its protein translation is MDTAVTAKKKWWSGGHSPFNVSYGKLMMWYFLMSDAFTFGALLIAYGTIRFMSPSWPDPNEVFHAFPGMGHTNLPLLFVSLMTFILIMSSVTMVLAVHAGKMRDRKAVVKWMVWTIIGGSAFLACQAWEWTHLHEAGAWWGRNPFLNVDGTLASTNFTNFFFTITGFHGLHVTSGVVLNCIILANVLKGTYEERGHYEMVEKVGLYWHFVDLVWVFVFTCFYLL
- a CDS encoding cytochrome c oxidase subunit II, with the translated sequence MSGFLAVLVVVLIFVVIFQIAKASEYVSILKGEKKARQQSNRVNGTLLIVFLVLGLIGVYYCHDVLSAKFLFLSASEQGEGIDNMIVWTLAITGVVFVITQILLFWFSFKYQEKEGQKAFYFPHNNKLELIWTVIPAIALTILVAIGLRHWFRITSDAPKEAAVIEITGKQFNWLIRYPGKDGQLGRKFFKNINDANNPVGQDWDDQLNKDDFMATEMHMVVGKPVKLIIGSRDVIHDVGLSHFRLKMDAVPGIPTTLWFTPKYTTAEMKVKTGNPDFVYEISCDQMCGSGHYSMKANIVVETQEEFDAWTAKQVAQYGVAHPAPAAPEAPAADSASAEKTVAVNAGK
- a CDS encoding cytochrome c oxidase subunit 3, which translates into the protein MDAMSLQRKKIHPHKYSLWIAMGSITMMFIGFTSAYVVKRAQANWFTFDLPVIFWISTLVILASSVTIQMAVKQFRNRNMQRYKQLITLTAVLGVAFAVCQWIGFKQMNESGLRLNGPASVSFIYVIVGVHLLHVMGGVAALLIMFGRAFRTRVRTYSAVPIEVAATYWHFVDGLWIYLLIFLSIAR
- a CDS encoding c-type cytochrome — its product is MKRTSNILIAAAVVSGAMLSACGKDNRKPGKHYMPDMGESRAYEFYSERLSTLKPVDGTVKRGELLPYHLKAADTALANAVKNPLAITKADLEEGKRLFNIYCAICHGSKLDGNGPLYNGGNGPYVAAPANLASGAKANYTEGRLFHVMTFGYNAMGSYASQLDREQRWKVASYIRSVQNGGANASAVAGESTQAPAASAEAPAAKDSAATK
- a CDS encoding DUF3341 domain-containing protein codes for the protein MAVKNFVVASFSDEAVLFPAVKKVRTAGYKLHDVYTPFPVHGLDHAMGLRETSLHTAGFVYGITGTTTALSCMSWVFNSDWPMNIGGKPHFPLPAFIPITFELTVLFAAVGMVLTFCYLCQLAPFVKKHIFNPRQTDDKFVMVIEVTAKTNAAELKSFLTSIGGEQVNEQRVEAGWWFGRYDRDDRLFDTQRVEAVNA
- the nrfD gene encoding NrfD/PsrC family molybdoenzyme membrane anchor subunit — translated: MHLKYESTLREPLVDGVKDYHQVTEDIISPIEAKPGKLWYVGFFISLMLLAFGAFSVTWEVYYGTGVWNLNKTIGWGWDITNFVWWVGIGHAGTLISAILLLFRQGWRTGVNRAAEAMTIFAVMCAGQFPIFHMGRVWMAFFVLPYPNTRGPLWVNFNSPLLWDVFAISTYFTVSLLFWYSGLIPDFATVRDRAKTKLRKLLYGIAAFGWTGSTKHWQRHEALSLVLAGLSTPLVLSVHTIVSFDFATSVIPGWHTTIFPPYFVAGAIFSGFAMVNTLLIIVRKILHLEDYITIGHMEAMNKVIVLTGSVVGCAYLTELFMAWYAAVPYEFDTFYKYRAAGPLGWSYWIMMTCNVITPQVFWFSKMRRNVAVTFVMSIIVNIGMWFERFVIICTSLYRDYLPSSWSYYRPSWPEVGFYMGTFGLFFTCFFLFSKYFPVIAVAEIKSVLKTSGESYKKGMEQYEQQSAEQFEAGLHHDDDHHHDAHGAVAHAHHN
- the cyoE gene encoding heme o synthase, which gives rise to MSTSYAVASKVRDYSQLMKFNLTIMVVFSSVVGYLLVPNVGFDLVKVLILFAGGLLVSGSANTINQLLEKETDKLMARTAVRPLPAGRMSETEAIILAVVTGVSGVAILAWGFNLLCAGLSLLSLVLYGFVYTPWKKWNSLAVLVGAVPGALPLLIGWAGGANAIGDGGWALFAIQFLWQFPHFWAIAWIGHKDYSRAGFKLLPASGEPNKLIALQAVLYTLLLIPAGIMPYYLKISGPISAIIVLLVTLFFVYRAVNLYRKADVPAARKLMFGSYIYLMIMQFALLFDKVEHF
- a CDS encoding quinol:cytochrome C oxidoreductase, giving the protein MKDQFVVPARLKKTSFVLMGIGLLTLLIGIFAFHGEHGSTRLWAGLLQNSSFFLLVTLASAFFIGATTLAHGGWQIGFRRVPEAISMVVPYLGLILFVVVMLIVFTGQEHIYHWVNAEHVKHDEILSWKSAFLNKGMFTAFTAVTIGAWIFFVMKLRNMSIQEDGWDLSAATGRRIIWRNTVWCGGFIVVYALTVGSTTPWIWLMSIDAHWYSTMYSWYTFASSWVSGIALIILFLVHLKRNGYLPMVNEEHLHDLGKFAFAFSIFWTYLWFSQYMLIWYANMPEEIVYFKPRVWGEWRPVFFLNLLINFITPLLYLMKRDTKRNYSSMVFISVVILVGHWLDFWQMVGPGTYKHLVFPWYEAGLGLGFVGIIIFVVINQLAKAPLVPKNHPYLKESIIHHT